A stretch of the Nothobranchius furzeri strain GRZ-AD chromosome 5, NfurGRZ-RIMD1, whole genome shotgun sequence genome encodes the following:
- the nlk1 gene encoding nemo-like kinase, type 1, with the protein MAFHGAGQQTVCGDLFPGSELGHKYFCVGSTCGAPSTGLSATPCLTGPTAPAGTPRHPTALGGSTGGGAAVPQPYSNPASEVPSPAEMEPDRPIGYGAFGVVWSVTDPRDGRKVALKKMPNVFQNLVSCKRVFRELRMLCFFKHDNVLSALDILQPPQIDCFEEIYVITELMQSDLHKVIVSPQPLTTDHIKVFLYQILRGLKYLHSAGILHRDIKPGNLLVNSNCLLKICDFGLARVEEPDPSRHMTQEVVTQYYRAPEVLMGCRHYGSAIDVWSVGCIFAELLGRRILFQAQSPIQQLDLITDLLGTPPQLALTSACEGARAHILRGPHKPPSLSVLYMLSDGATHEAVHLLCRMLVFDPAKRISGSDALSHPYLDEGRLRYHTCMCQCCYSVPSGRVYTRDFEPVAERPFSHSYENSLLSVWQGKELIHRFITEHQQGKRVPLCINPQSAAFKTFIRSTAWHSSKVSRKEER; encoded by the exons ATGGCATTTCACGGTGCTGGCCAGCAGACCGTTTGTGGAGATTTGTTTCCAGGCTCTGAGCTGGGCCACAAGTATTTCTGCGTGGGTTCCACCTGCGGAGCTCCCTCCACTGGCCTCAGTGCTACACCGTGCTTGACTGGACCCACTGCCCCAGCTGGAACCCCCCGTCACCCCACAGCACTTGGAGGAAGCACCGGCGGGGGAGCGGCGGTGCCTCAGCCCTACAGCAACCCAGCCAGTGAGGTGCCCAGCCCTGCAGAGATGGAGCCAGACCGACCCATCGGTtatggtgcctttggggttgtttG GTCGGTCACCGATCCTCGGGACGGTCGGAAGGTGGCTCTGAAGAAGATGCCAAACGTCTTCCAGAATCTGGTTTCCTGCAAGAGGGTCTTCAGAGAGCTGAGGATGCTGTGCTTCTTCAAACATGACAAT GTTTTGTCAGCTCTGGACATTTTGCAGCCTCCACAGATTGACTGCTTTGAGGAGAT CTACGTGATCACGGAGCTGATGCAGAGCGACCTCCACAAAGTCATCGTGTCTCCTCAGCCTCTCACCACCGACCACATCAAGGTCTTCCTGTATCAGATCCTCCGAG GTTTAAAGTACCTGCATTCTGCTGGGATCCTGCACAGAGACATCAAACCTGGAAAcctgctggtcaacagtaacTGTCTACTGAAG ATTTGTGACTTTGGCTTGGCTCGTGTGGAGGAGCCTGACCCATCACGTCACATGACCCAGGAGGTGGTGACTCAGTACTACAGAGCACCAGAGGTTCTGATGGGCTGCCGGCACTATGGCTCGGCCATCGATGTctggtcggtgggctgcatcttcgCAGAGCTGCTGGGAAGACGCATCCTGTTCCAGGCTCAGAGCCCCATTCAGCAG TTGGATCTGATCACAGACCTGCTGGGAACGCCGCCTCAGTTGGCTCTGACGTCGGCCTGTGAAGGAGCCCGAGCCCACATCCTGAGGGGGCCCCACAAACCG CCGTCGCTGTCGGTCCTCTACATGCTGTCGGACGGAGCCACACACGAAGCCGTGCACCTTCTCTGTCGTATGCTGGTCTTTGATCCG GCTAAAAGGATTTCCGGCAGCGACGCGCTGTCCCACCCGTACCTGGACGAAGGGCGGCTGCGTTACCACACCTGCATGTGTCAGTGCTGCTATTCCGTTCCCAGCGGTCGAGTTTACACCCGCGACTTTGAGCCGGTAGCAGAGCGACCGTTCAGCCACAGCTACGAGAACAGCCTGCTGTCTGTGTGGCAGGGAAAAG AGTTGATCCATCGCTTCATCACAGAGCATCAGCAGGGCAAACGGGTGCCGCTGTGCATCAACCCGCAGAGCGCCGCCTTCAAGACCTTCATCAG ATCCACCGCATGGCACTCCTCCAAGGTCTCCAGGAAGGAGGAGAGATGA
- the LOC139069986 gene encoding ceramide synthase-like, producing MLGLLAAGSVFFPGLFFVSKQTLKLLVGWSEADAVVVSTRLVSSLQAVLASSAGCIIASSCGDIMEDRHPLTEAYILFATPYFLYDIYAMFLCHWHKLQVKGHQETHSGGLKAAVPSYLRRELLMVLHHIFMVAFCFPASLLWRRGKGDYFQGVLFLAELSTPSVCLGKVLIQFKKQSSLLHKVNGVIMLATFFGCRVLLFPYLYYAYSRYASIPWYSVPLAAPWQCNLGSALLWPLQIYWFCLICKGAVRQFKQHSNAHQ from the exons atGCTGGGCCTCCTGGCTGCTGGATCGGTCTTCTTTCCTGGACTCTTCTTCGTGTCCAAACAGACACTGAAGCTTCTGGTGGGATGGAGCGAAGCCGATGCTGTGGTTGTATCTAcacg CCTGGTGTCGTCTCTGCAGGCCGTCTTGGCCTCATCAGCTGGATGCATCATTGCCTCGTCCTGCGGGGACATAATGGAGGACAG ACACCCGCTGACGGAGGCATACATCTTGTTTGCCACACCTTACTTCCTCTACGACATCTATGCCATGTTCCTGTGTCACTGGCACAAGCtacaggtcaaaggtcatcaggagacacacaGCGGTGGCTTGAAGGCTGCGGTGCCCAGCTACCTGCGCAGAGAGCTTCTGATGGTTCTGCATCACATCTTCATGGTGGCCTTCTGCTTCCCTGCTTCCCTG CTGTGGCGCCGAGGGAAAGGAGATTACTTCCAGGGAGTTTTGTTTCTGGCTGAGCTCAGCACGCCGTCCGTCTGTCTGGGAAAAGTGTTGATCCAG TTTAAGAAGCAGAGCTCTTTGCTGCACAAAGTAAACGGTGTCATCATGCTGGCCACGTTCTTCGGCTGTCGGGTTCTGCTCTTCCCGTACCTGTACTACGCCTACAGCAG GTATGCATCGATCCCTTGGTACTCCGTGCCCCTGGCGGCCCCGTGGCAGTGCAACCTGGGGTCTGCTCTGTTGTGGCCCCTGCAGATCTATTGGTTCTGTCTGATCTGCAAAGGAGCTGTTCGACAGTTCAAGCAGCACTCAAACGCTCACCAGTGA